In the Acidovorax sp. A79 genome, one interval contains:
- a CDS encoding M16 family metallopeptidase has translation MKRAFTLLGLLACLSSGAAFAATTPVSQPSDAPSSTPSTTASGAQQFTLRNGMQLIVQPDRRAPTAVHMVWVRVGSMDEVDGTTGVAHVLEHMLFKGTKTLPPGEFSRRVAALGGRENAFTSRDYTGYYQQIPSSRLEDVMKLESDRFAHNHWPDEEFKKELEVVKEERRLRTEDQPRAMLAEQLFAATFTASPYRRPIVGWMSDLDAMTPNDARAFYRQWYTPTNAVVVVAGDVDPVQVRALAEKYYGGIPAHALPERKPRAEPAQQGLRRIAVKAPAEQAYVALAFRTPSLDRVENLTDTDRDALALMVLSAVFSGYDGARLDRALTQGENRVADSANSSAMVTGRGPSLFMLSGVPAAGKTAQQVEDALRAEVARVAQGGVSEAELARVKTQWIASTVYERDSVMNQAQELGGNWVQGFPLDANERLLELLRTVTPAQVQAVAARYFGDDQLTVATLLPQPLDAPRARPTLPPGAVIR, from the coding sequence ATGAAACGTGCTTTCACCCTACTGGGCCTGCTGGCCTGCCTCTCGTCCGGGGCTGCCTTCGCGGCAACCACCCCGGTGTCCCAACCCTCCGATGCGCCTTCTTCCACGCCGTCCACCACGGCCTCTGGCGCGCAGCAGTTCACCCTGAGGAACGGCATGCAGCTCATCGTGCAGCCCGACCGGCGCGCCCCCACGGCGGTGCACATGGTCTGGGTGCGCGTGGGCTCCATGGACGAAGTGGACGGCACCACGGGCGTGGCGCACGTGCTCGAGCACATGCTGTTCAAGGGCACCAAGACGTTGCCGCCGGGCGAGTTCTCGCGCCGCGTGGCCGCCCTGGGCGGGCGGGAGAACGCGTTCACCAGCCGCGACTACACGGGCTACTACCAGCAGATCCCGTCCAGCCGGCTCGAAGACGTGATGAAGCTCGAATCCGACCGGTTCGCCCACAACCACTGGCCGGATGAAGAGTTCAAGAAGGAGCTGGAGGTGGTGAAGGAAGAGCGCCGCCTGCGCACCGAGGACCAGCCCCGCGCCATGCTGGCCGAGCAGCTGTTTGCCGCCACCTTCACCGCGTCGCCCTACCGCCGCCCCATCGTGGGCTGGATGAGCGACCTCGATGCCATGACGCCGAACGACGCGCGCGCCTTCTACCGCCAGTGGTACACGCCCACCAATGCCGTGGTGGTGGTGGCGGGCGACGTGGACCCCGTGCAGGTGCGGGCCCTGGCCGAAAAATACTACGGCGGCATCCCCGCCCATGCGCTGCCCGAGCGCAAGCCGCGCGCCGAGCCCGCGCAGCAGGGCCTGCGCCGCATCGCCGTCAAGGCGCCGGCCGAGCAGGCGTATGTGGCGCTGGCCTTTCGCACCCCCAGCCTGGACCGCGTGGAAAACCTCACCGACACCGACCGCGACGCCCTCGCGCTGATGGTGCTGTCGGCGGTGTTCAGCGGCTACGACGGCGCGCGGCTCGACCGTGCGCTCACCCAGGGCGAGAACCGCGTGGCCGACAGCGCCAACAGCAGCGCCATGGTCACGGGGCGCGGCCCCAGCCTGTTCATGCTCAGCGGCGTGCCCGCCGCGGGCAAGACGGCCCAGCAGGTCGAAGACGCCCTGCGCGCCGAGGTGGCCCGCGTGGCCCAGGGTGGCGTGAGCGAGGCCGAACTCGCGCGCGTCAAGACGCAGTGGATCGCCTCCACCGTGTACGAGCGCGACTCGGTGATGAACCAGGCGCAGGAGCTGGGCGGCAACTGGGTGCAGGGTTTTCCGCTCGACGCCAACGAGCGCCTGCTGGAGCTGCTGCGCACCGTGACGCCCGCCCAGGTGCAGGCCGTGGCCGCCAGGTATTTTGGCGACGACCAGCTCACCGTGGCCACCTTGCTGCCACAGCCCCTGGATGCCCCCCGCGCCCGCCCCACGCTGCCGCCCGGCGCCGTGATCCGTTGA
- the ftsY gene encoding signal recognition particle-docking protein FtsY encodes MFSFFKKKPAAPPSTPAPSDAPSPAMSSGAPAPAAPPTSVLPATAVPAVHQPPPGPSPAPAQVTTPATAPAEAPAAAPAAFGWLRNPFAPKAPEAAPTPVPAPASATVPPLAPVAVAAPVQAPSPAPVAVAAPPIAAPAPAPAAPVERKGWLDRLKAGLRKTGSSITTVFTGTQIDDALYEELEEALLMADTGVKATMHLLADLKRRVKDSKTTDPAAVKGLLADSLADLLRPLEKALVIGEHTPTVIMVAGVNGAGKTTSIGKLTKHLAGEGAAVLLAAADTFRAAAREQLGVWADRNTVEIVSQEGGDPAAVSFDAVTAGKARGKDVVLVDTAGRLPTQLHLMEELKKIRRVVTKADATAPHEVLLVIDGNTGQNALAQVRAFDDALQLTGLIVTKLDGTAKGGVLAAIAQERPIPVYFIGVGEKLEDLETFNAREFAQALLT; translated from the coding sequence ATGTTCAGTTTTTTCAAGAAAAAGCCCGCCGCTCCGCCATCGACGCCCGCACCGTCCGATGCGCCCTCCCCGGCCATGTCGTCCGGCGCTCCAGCACCTGCCGCTCCCCCCACTTCCGTCCTGCCGGCCACGGCAGTTCCGGCGGTGCATCAGCCGCCGCCAGGGCCTTCGCCTGCCCCCGCGCAGGTGACCACGCCCGCGACAGCGCCCGCAGAAGCTCCCGCCGCGGCGCCGGCCGCTTTTGGCTGGCTGCGCAACCCGTTCGCCCCCAAGGCGCCCGAGGCAGCCCCCACGCCCGTGCCCGCGCCAGCATCGGCCACGGTTCCGCCGCTGGCCCCCGTGGCCGTGGCAGCGCCGGTGCAGGCCCCGTCGCCGGCGCCCGTAGCAGTGGCAGCCCCCCCCATCGCCGCACCGGCACCTGCGCCGGCCGCCCCCGTGGAACGCAAGGGCTGGCTCGACCGCCTCAAGGCCGGGCTGCGCAAGACGGGCAGCAGCATCACCACGGTGTTCACCGGCACGCAGATCGACGATGCGCTGTATGAAGAGCTGGAAGAGGCCCTGCTCATGGCCGATACCGGCGTGAAGGCCACCATGCACCTGCTGGCCGACCTCAAGCGCAGGGTGAAGGACAGCAAGACCACCGACCCCGCCGCCGTCAAGGGCCTGCTGGCCGACTCCCTCGCCGACCTGCTGCGCCCGCTCGAAAAAGCGCTGGTCATCGGCGAGCACACCCCTACGGTGATCATGGTGGCGGGCGTCAACGGCGCGGGCAAGACCACCTCCATCGGAAAACTCACCAAACACCTGGCCGGCGAAGGCGCGGCCGTGCTGCTGGCGGCGGCCGACACCTTCCGCGCCGCAGCGCGCGAGCAGCTCGGTGTCTGGGCCGACCGCAACACGGTCGAAATCGTGAGCCAGGAAGGCGGCGACCCGGCCGCCGTGAGCTTTGACGCGGTCACGGCCGGCAAGGCGCGCGGCAAGGACGTGGTGCTGGTGGACACCGCCGGGCGCCTGCCCACGCAGCTGCACCTGATGGAAGAGCTGAAAAAGATCCGCCGCGTGGTCACCAAGGCCGACGCCACGGCGCCGCACGAGGTGCTGCTGGTGATCGACGGCAACACCGGCCAGAACGCCCTGGCGCAGGTGCGCGCGTTCGACGATGCGCTGCAGCTCACGGGCCTCATCGTGACCAAGCTCGATGGCACGGCCAAGGGCGGCGTGCTGGCGGCCATCGCGCAGGAACGCCCCATTCCGGTGTATTTCATCGGCGTGGGCGAGAAGCTCGAAGACCTGGAGACCTTCAACGCGCGCGAATTCGCGCAGGCCCTGCTGACCTGA
- a CDS encoding EAL domain-containing protein: protein MFIELVKGVALLLALCFLHGFNIRVWRRHPRTGQVFSGILFGSICVVGMLTPVVLMPGVIFDARSVVLSMAGLFGGPLVACIAAAMAATGRLWLGGAGAEVGLLVIALCTTLGLVYREGRARGRLGVEPVPLALFGLLLHTAVVALFQLLPAEAVQRINQTLAVPFLLTFTPATVVLGLLLRDVEERLATERALHGTAARLRAIAQAIPDVLLVLDARGRYVEVLSPDDAPLAASPPQLIGKRLHDVLPAPQADSFLELIRNTLQSGQTHSMEYEMQTLSGPRHFEGRAQPLGVQVGGQAAVVFLARDITKRKLAEGALRESELRFRSLLRNIPSISVQGYLEDGTTSYWNRASEQLYGYTAEEALGSNLLDLIIPPAMADTVRGHMRHMFATGEVIPAGELQLRRKDGSPVDVFSSHAYIQVPGHPPEMFCIDIDISGRKAAEDEARYLAFYDALTQLPNRRLLVDRLQQVLANGARSGLTTAVLFVDLDNFKTLNDTRGHEVGDLLLKEVALRLPGCVREQDTVARLGGDEFVVVLQNLSSDPPEAAAQARTLGELILAQLRQPYQLAGHEHHFTASIGVTLLRDHRDSVDEVLKQADMAMYRAKDAGRNTLRFFDPDMQQAVNRRALLEAELHTGLRQSQFLLLYQPQVDDQGRVTGAEALVRWRHPVQGMVPPSEFIPLAEESGLILPLGHWVMETALRQQARWRQHPQFAHLNVAINVSARQFLQDDFVAQVLALLQRTGADPARIKLELTESLLLDNVDNVIATMRALKAHGLGFSLDDFGTGYSSLSYLKRLPLDQIKIDQGFVRGVLLDPSDAAIARSIIALAGSLGLDVIAEGVETAAHHQFLLAHGCKAFQGYLFGRPLALEDFERAALEALGPAKAPG from the coding sequence ATGTTCATTGAGCTGGTCAAAGGTGTTGCCTTGCTGCTGGCGCTGTGCTTCCTGCATGGGTTCAACATCCGCGTCTGGCGCCGGCACCCGCGCACCGGGCAGGTTTTCTCCGGCATCCTCTTTGGCTCCATCTGCGTGGTGGGCATGCTCACCCCCGTGGTGCTGATGCCGGGCGTGATCTTCGATGCGCGCTCGGTCGTGCTCAGCATGGCGGGCCTGTTCGGGGGCCCGCTGGTGGCCTGCATCGCCGCCGCCATGGCCGCCACGGGCCGCCTCTGGCTGGGGGGCGCCGGCGCCGAGGTGGGCCTGCTGGTGATTGCGCTGTGCACCACGCTGGGCCTGGTCTACCGCGAAGGCCGCGCGCGCGGGCGCCTGGGGGTGGAGCCCGTTCCGCTGGCCCTGTTCGGGTTGCTGCTGCACACCGCAGTCGTCGCCCTGTTCCAGCTGCTTCCCGCCGAGGCCGTCCAGCGCATCAACCAGACCCTGGCCGTGCCTTTCCTGCTGACCTTCACGCCCGCCACGGTGGTGCTGGGCCTGCTGCTGCGCGATGTGGAAGAACGCCTGGCCACCGAGCGCGCGCTGCATGGCACGGCGGCGCGCCTGCGCGCCATCGCCCAGGCGATCCCCGACGTGCTGCTCGTGCTGGACGCCCGTGGGCGGTATGTGGAGGTGCTCTCGCCCGACGACGCACCCCTGGCGGCCAGCCCGCCCCAGCTGATTGGCAAGCGGCTGCATGACGTGCTGCCCGCGCCACAGGCCGACAGCTTCCTGGAGCTGATCCGCAATACCTTGCAGTCGGGCCAGACGCACAGCATGGAGTACGAGATGCAGACGCTCTCGGGCCCACGGCATTTCGAAGGGCGCGCTCAGCCCCTGGGCGTTCAGGTGGGCGGCCAGGCGGCCGTGGTCTTCCTGGCCCGCGACATCACCAAGCGCAAGCTCGCCGAGGGCGCGCTGCGCGAATCGGAGCTGCGCTTTCGCTCGCTGCTGCGCAACATTCCGTCCATCTCCGTGCAGGGCTATCTGGAGGACGGCACCACCAGCTACTGGAACCGGGCGTCCGAGCAGCTCTACGGCTACACCGCCGAGGAAGCGCTGGGCAGCAACCTGCTGGACCTCATCATCCCGCCGGCCATGGCCGACACCGTGCGCGGGCACATGCGCCACATGTTCGCCACGGGCGAGGTCATCCCGGCGGGCGAACTGCAGCTGCGGCGCAAGGACGGCTCGCCCGTGGACGTGTTCTCCAGCCACGCCTACATCCAGGTGCCCGGGCATCCGCCCGAGATGTTCTGCATCGACATCGACATCTCGGGGCGCAAGGCCGCGGAGGACGAGGCCCGCTACCTGGCGTTCTACGACGCGCTCACGCAGCTGCCGAACCGGCGCCTGCTGGTGGACCGGCTGCAGCAGGTGCTGGCCAACGGCGCGCGCTCGGGCCTGACCACCGCCGTGCTGTTCGTGGACCTGGACAACTTCAAGACGCTCAACGACACCCGGGGGCATGAGGTGGGGGACCTGCTCCTCAAGGAAGTCGCCCTGCGCCTGCCCGGCTGCGTGCGGGAACAGGACACCGTGGCCCGCCTGGGTGGCGACGAATTCGTGGTGGTGCTGCAGAACCTCAGCAGCGACCCGCCGGAAGCCGCGGCGCAGGCGCGCACGCTGGGAGAACTCATCCTGGCCCAGCTGCGCCAGCCCTACCAGCTGGCGGGGCACGAACACCATTTCACGGCCAGCATCGGCGTCACGCTCCTGCGCGACCACCGCGACTCCGTGGACGAAGTCCTCAAGCAGGCGGACATGGCCATGTACCGCGCCAAGGACGCGGGCCGCAACACCCTGCGCTTTTTCGACCCCGACATGCAGCAGGCCGTCAACCGCCGTGCGCTGCTGGAGGCGGAGCTGCACACCGGACTGCGGCAGTCGCAGTTCCTGCTGCTGTACCAGCCCCAGGTGGACGACCAGGGGCGGGTGACCGGCGCAGAGGCACTGGTGCGCTGGCGGCACCCGGTGCAGGGCATGGTCCCGCCGTCCGAGTTCATCCCCCTGGCGGAAGAATCCGGCCTGATCCTGCCCCTGGGCCACTGGGTGATGGAAACCGCCCTGCGCCAGCAGGCCCGGTGGCGCCAGCACCCGCAGTTTGCCCACCTGAACGTCGCCATCAACGTGAGCGCGCGCCAGTTCCTGCAGGACGATTTCGTGGCCCAGGTGCTTGCGCTGCTGCAGCGGACGGGGGCCGATCCGGCACGGATCAAGCTGGAACTGACCGAAAGCCTGCTGCTCGACAACGTGGACAACGTGATCGCGACGATGCGCGCGCTCAAGGCCCATGGGCTGGGCTTTTCGCTCGACGACTTTGGCACGGGCTACTCGTCCTTGAGCTACCTCAAGCGCCTGCCGCTGGACCAGATCAAGATCGACCAAGGCTTCGTGCGCGGAGTGCTGCTGGACCCGAGCGACGCGGCCATCGCCCGCTCGATCATCGCCCTGGCGGGCAGCCTGGGCCTGGACGTGATCGCCGAGGGGGTGGAAACGGCGGCGCACCACCAGTTCCTGCTGGCACACGGCTGCAAGGCGTTTCAGGGCTACCTGTTTGGCAGGCCGCTGGCACTGGAAGACTTTGAACGGGCGGCGCTGGAGGCACTGGGCCCCGCAAAGGCCCCCGGCTGA
- the cutA gene encoding divalent-cation tolerance protein CutA, with protein sequence MTEPTALCDILVVTTTVATEAEARRLAQLVLQARLAACVQVEPITAYFRWQGASQEDREFRLVCKTVARALHSLLALLRAQHPYALPQLVVQALQGSAEYAGWVDAQVAHATVLA encoded by the coding sequence ATGACCGAGCCGACCGCCCTTTGCGACATTCTCGTTGTCACCACCACGGTGGCCACCGAAGCGGAAGCGCGGCGGCTGGCGCAGCTGGTCTTGCAGGCGCGGCTGGCGGCCTGTGTGCAGGTGGAGCCGATCACGGCCTACTTCCGCTGGCAGGGCGCCTCGCAGGAGGACCGTGAGTTCCGACTGGTCTGCAAGACCGTGGCGCGCGCGCTGCACTCGCTGTTGGCGCTTTTGCGGGCGCAACATCCTTATGCGCTGCCGCAACTGGTGGTGCAGGCGCTGCAGGGGTCCGCAGAATATGCCGGCTGGGTGGATGCGCAGGTGGCCCATGCCACGGTGTTGGCCTGA